A DNA window from Anaerocolumna sp. AGMB13020 contains the following coding sequences:
- a CDS encoding YitT family protein — MEMHVYKNKFTHYILIIVGTILMAVSVNLVYEPMEMVTGGLSGLAIVIKKLTGLVIEDGIPIWITNLALNVPLFIAAILVRGKTFVKHAFLAEISFTLALALVPSGINFLGDDYLLAAVFGGVIGGVGIGLVFAANASTGGTDMLAMIIHKFIPYHTVPRILIVIDAVVVTIGIISFGITKALYAIIAVYITAKISDSILEGLKFAKMAYIISEHYEKIAERIIADLDRGVTGISATGMYSNKEKKMLFCVVSKKEIVELKELVAEVDPRAFIIVSDAREVMGEGFREYRQ; from the coding sequence ATGGAAATGCATGTTTATAAAAATAAGTTTACCCATTATATACTTATTATAGTAGGAACAATTTTAATGGCAGTGTCTGTGAACCTGGTATATGAACCCATGGAAATGGTAACAGGTGGCTTATCCGGTCTGGCTATTGTTATAAAGAAGCTGACTGGTTTAGTTATTGAGGATGGTATACCTATCTGGATTACCAACCTGGCGTTGAACGTACCTTTATTTATTGCAGCGATACTGGTTCGAGGTAAGACGTTTGTTAAACATGCTTTTTTAGCGGAGATCAGTTTCACCTTAGCCCTTGCCCTTGTACCTTCGGGTATTAATTTTCTGGGGGACGACTACCTGCTGGCAGCGGTTTTTGGCGGAGTAATCGGCGGTGTAGGAATAGGTCTTGTATTTGCTGCCAATGCTTCTACTGGTGGTACGGACATGTTAGCTATGATAATTCATAAATTTATTCCTTATCATACCGTTCCAAGAATTCTTATTGTAATAGATGCAGTTGTAGTCACTATCGGTATTATAAGCTTTGGTATTACGAAGGCGCTTTACGCAATCATTGCAGTATACATTACTGCAAAAATATCTGACAGCATTCTGGAAGGCCTTAAGTTTGCCAAAATGGCATATATCATATCAGAACATTATGAAAAAATCGCTGAGCGTATTATAGCTGACCTGGACAGAGGGGTTACCGGTATTTCTGCTACGGGTATGTACTCTAATAAGGAAAAGAAAATGCTGTTTTGTGTAGTTTCCAAGAAGGAAATTGTTGAATTAAAAGAACTGGTTGCGGAAGTTGACCCCAGAGCTTTCATCATTGTGAGTGATGCCAGAGAGGTTATGGGCGAGGGTTTTAGAGAATATAGACAGTAA